A part of Thermococcus sp. SY098 genomic DNA contains:
- a CDS encoding ABC transporter ATP-binding protein, whose translation MAEVKLINVWKKFGEVTAVQDMSLHVKDGEFMILLGPSGCGKTTTLRMIAGLEEPTKGQIYVGDKLVADPEKGIFVPPKDRDIAMVFQSYALYPHMTVYDNIAFPLKLRKVPKQEIDRRVREVAEMLGLTELLKRKPRELSGGQRQRVALGRAIVRQPQVFLMDEPLSNLDAKLRVRMRAELKKLQKQLGVTTIYVTHDQVEAMTMGDRIAVINAGVLQQVGTPDEVYNKPANVFVGGFIGSPAMNFLDASVVEDERGVWVDFGEFKLKLLEDQAEVLRELGYIGKEVIFGIRPEDLYDAMFAQVKIPGENMIRAMVDIVENLGSERIVHLRVGNLTFVGAFHAESMVKEGQEIDVVFDMKKVHIFDKKTEKAIF comes from the coding sequence ATGGCAGAGGTTAAGTTGATAAATGTGTGGAAAAAGTTTGGCGAAGTAACTGCAGTTCAGGATATGAGTCTTCATGTAAAAGATGGAGAATTCATGATTCTTCTCGGTCCAAGTGGTTGTGGAAAAACAACGACACTCAGAATGATCGCTGGATTAGAGGAACCAACAAAAGGACAGATATATGTTGGGGACAAATTAGTGGCTGATCCTGAAAAGGGTATCTTTGTTCCCCCAAAGGATAGAGATATCGCAATGGTTTTCCAGAGCTATGCTCTGTATCCTCATATGACTGTTTATGATAACATAGCATTTCCACTTAAACTTAGAAAAGTTCCAAAACAGGAGATAGACAGGAGAGTCAGAGAAGTTGCAGAAATGTTGGGTTTAACTGAGCTTTTAAAGAGAAAACCCAGAGAATTAAGCGGTGGACAAAGACAGAGAGTCGCCCTTGGAAGGGCAATAGTAAGGCAACCTCAGGTTTTTCTTATGGATGAGCCATTAAGTAACTTGGATGCAAAGCTTAGAGTCAGAATGAGAGCTGAATTAAAGAAATTGCAAAAGCAACTCGGTGTTACCACAATTTACGTGACCCACGATCAAGTTGAAGCTATGACAATGGGGGACAGGATAGCTGTAATTAATGCAGGTGTTCTGCAGCAAGTTGGAACGCCAGATGAAGTTTACAACAAGCCAGCAAATGTTTTTGTTGGTGGCTTTATTGGCTCACCAGCAATGAACTTCCTTGATGCATCAGTTGTTGAGGATGAAAGAGGAGTTTGGGTGGATTTTGGTGAATTTAAGCTCAAACTTCTTGAAGATCAAGCAGAAGTGCTGAGAGAGCTGGGTTACATAGGAAAAGAAGTCATCTTTGGTATAAGACCAGAAGACCTCTACGATGCAATGTTTGCCCAAGTTAAAATTCCAGGAGAAAACATGATCAGGGCAATGGTTGATATCGTAGAAAACTTAGGCAGCGAAAGGATTGTTCACTTAAGGGTAGGGAATCTAACATTTGTTGGTGCATTCCATGCCGAATCAATGGTAAAAGAAGGTCAAGAAATTGACGTAGTGTTTGACATGAAGAAAGTACACATCTTCGATAAAAAGACTGAAAAAGCAATTTTCTAA
- a CDS encoding UPF0146 family protein encodes MYEKLAEYFAQKVKRGKIIEIGIGFNFKVALKLKELGFDVVVIDWNPKAVERAKEIGLNAIVDDIFNPRLEIYKQAKAMYSIRPTPEMMPYLLKLAKTIKVPLYIVPFSTDVVPIEMRLENYRGLAIYKWEAKDI; translated from the coding sequence ATGTACGAGAAACTTGCAGAATACTTTGCGCAAAAAGTTAAAAGAGGAAAAATCATAGAAATCGGAATTGGCTTTAATTTTAAAGTTGCGTTAAAGTTAAAAGAGCTGGGATTTGATGTCGTAGTCATTGACTGGAACCCGAAAGCTGTTGAAAGGGCAAAAGAGATAGGACTAAACGCCATTGTTGATGACATTTTTAACCCTCGGCTTGAAATTTACAAACAAGCGAAAGCCATGTACTCAATCAGACCAACACCAGAAATGATGCCCTACTTATTAAAGCTCGCTAAGACCATTAAAGTCCCCCTATACATTGTGCCTTTTTCCACAGATGTTGTTCCAATAGAGATGAGGCTCGAAAATTATAGGGGACTGGCAATTTACAAGTGGGAGGCTAAAGATATATAA
- the glmM gene encoding phosphoglucosamine mutase yields the protein MKLFGTAGIRGPIDSKVTPELALNVGKALGTYINSGKVVIGRDARTSSVMLENALISGLLSTGCDVIELGLIPTPMLAWATNKLGDAGVMITASHNPPTDNGIKVFNENGVEFYLEQEEELERIIFSQSYKIAKWDEIGEVKKLDLKERYINAVLKFVEHETNLTVLYDGANGTGSMIAPYLLREMGARVISINAHLDGHFPGRKPEPRYENIAYLGDLVRQLGVDLAIAQDGDADRIAVFDEKGNYIPEDTLIALFAKLYVEENKGGVVVTSINTSFRIDKVVQDAGGKVYRVPLGQLHDGIKKYHAIFAAEPWKFIHPKFGMWIDSFVTMGLLIKLIDEEKRPLSEIVKDIPQYPLIKKNVKCPDELKPKVMEVARNELERKLKDEIKEVLTISGVRFNLKDGSWVLVRPSGTEPKIRVVVEGQTEKKMRKLFELAYGIVSKALTSSLP from the coding sequence ATGAAGCTCTTTGGAACAGCTGGAATTAGGGGCCCTATTGACTCCAAAGTAACCCCAGAACTGGCATTAAACGTTGGAAAAGCCTTGGGGACATACATTAATTCTGGGAAGGTTGTAATTGGTAGGGATGCCAGAACTTCAAGTGTAATGCTGGAGAATGCCCTCATAAGCGGGTTGCTGAGCACAGGATGTGATGTGATAGAGCTGGGCTTAATACCAACTCCCATGCTTGCTTGGGCAACTAACAAGTTAGGCGATGCAGGGGTTATGATAACTGCCTCACATAACCCCCCAACAGACAACGGAATCAAGGTATTTAACGAAAATGGTGTTGAATTCTACCTGGAACAGGAAGAAGAGCTTGAAAGAATAATCTTCTCCCAAAGCTACAAAATAGCAAAATGGGATGAAATAGGGGAAGTTAAAAAGCTGGATTTAAAAGAAAGATACATAAATGCAGTGCTAAAATTTGTGGAACATGAAACGAATCTCACGGTTCTGTATGATGGGGCGAATGGAACCGGCAGTATGATAGCCCCATACCTCCTAAGGGAAATGGGGGCAAGAGTAATCTCAATTAATGCTCATTTGGATGGACACTTTCCGGGTAGAAAACCAGAGCCAAGGTATGAGAACATTGCATATCTTGGAGATCTCGTTAGACAACTGGGTGTTGATTTAGCAATAGCTCAAGATGGTGACGCCGATAGGATAGCAGTTTTTGATGAAAAGGGAAACTACATTCCAGAGGATACACTAATCGCACTCTTTGCCAAACTCTATGTGGAAGAAAACAAAGGTGGGGTCGTTGTTACATCAATAAATACGAGCTTTAGAATCGATAAGGTTGTCCAAGATGCAGGGGGAAAGGTTTATCGTGTACCATTAGGTCAGCTCCATGATGGTATAAAGAAATATCATGCAATTTTTGCTGCCGAACCTTGGAAGTTCATTCATCCAAAATTTGGAATGTGGATTGATAGCTTTGTAACGATGGGGCTTCTAATCAAGCTGATTGACGAAGAAAAGAGACCTCTTTCAGAGATCGTTAAAGATATACCTCAGTATCCGTTGATAAAGAAGAATGTTAAATGTCCAGACGAGCTGAAGCCAAAAGTTATGGAAGTTGCAAGAAATGAGCTTGAAAGAAAGCTGAAAGACGAGATTAAAGAAGTTCTCACAATTTCTGGAGTAAGGTTCAATCTTAAAGATGGATCATGGGTTTTGGTAAGACCCTCTGGAACAGAACCGAAAATCAGAGTTGTTGTGGAAGGACAGACAGAAAAGAAAATGAGGAAACTATTTGAATTAGCCTATGGCATAGTTTCAAAGGCTCTGACCTCCTCCCTGCCGTGA
- a CDS encoding transposase, which produces MRRTVTVKLQPSKEQEKILFELAQATAIIWNKINYQRLKQFKEFGKIDFNGTEKEAYYCFKDWIGGSTVQQLARKNAEAWRSFFKLNKKKKSRELPGWFKPKPPKFVKEENGEKLFIIPLRNDQYRIEGNVIKLRRLGKFGRLRIQFKGRIHWKGRQGRLEIVYDDAKRKWYAHINFNVEEKLIGGKWVKQPREPEGNLTAGVDLGVNNLMAVYVENGKSFLVNGRPLKSIAFYWQKRIAEYQSKINKSGSKKSRRLKKMHEKIKLQAKHYINTAVRRTVERLYYLGVSKIVVGYPKEIARNSDKGRKQNFLLSHVWRFNYVIKRLREVAEEYGISVIITDEAFTSQSCPLCGQRHPNGRIFRGLFKCRREGVVMNADLVGAFNILRKIVKTITPSLPGLTAGRGNWLKTEPEGLNLGYEAPQTSPSLARD; this is translated from the coding sequence ATGAGGCGAACAGTAACGGTAAAACTTCAACCTTCAAAGGAACAAGAAAAGATTTTGTTCGAGTTAGCTCAAGCTACAGCCATAATCTGGAACAAAATTAACTACCAGAGACTAAAGCAATTCAAGGAATTCGGGAAAATAGACTTTAACGGAACGGAAAAAGAGGCTTATTACTGCTTTAAAGATTGGATTGGTGGTTCAACAGTTCAGCAATTGGCAAGAAAGAATGCCGAAGCTTGGAGAAGCTTCTTCAAACTTAACAAGAAGAAAAAGTCCAGAGAACTTCCCGGGTGGTTCAAGCCCAAGCCACCGAAATTCGTCAAGGAAGAAAACGGCGAAAAACTTTTCATCATTCCTCTCAGGAACGACCAGTATCGGATTGAAGGAAATGTTATCAAGCTGAGGAGGCTCGGAAAATTTGGTAGACTGAGGATTCAATTCAAGGGGAGAATTCACTGGAAGGGCAGGCAGGGGAGGTTAGAAATCGTTTACGATGACGCTAAGAGAAAGTGGTATGCTCACATTAACTTTAACGTAGAGGAGAAACTAATCGGAGGAAAATGGGTTAAACAACCAAGAGAACCAGAAGGTAACTTAACTGCTGGGGTAGATTTGGGCGTAAACAATTTAATGGCTGTTTACGTTGAGAACGGTAAAAGCTTTCTTGTGAATGGCAGACCACTAAAAAGCATAGCCTTTTACTGGCAGAAGAGGATTGCTGAGTATCAGTCTAAAATCAATAAGTCAGGTTCAAAAAAGAGTAGAAGACTTAAGAAAATGCATGAGAAGATAAAACTCCAGGCGAAGCATTACATTAATACTGCAGTTAGGCGGACTGTTGAAAGACTCTACTATTTGGGAGTCTCAAAAATCGTGGTCGGTTATCCCAAAGAAATTGCAAGAAATTCCGATAAGGGCAGAAAGCAAAACTTTCTCCTCTCTCATGTTTGGCGTTTTAATTACGTCATTAAACGACTTAGGGAAGTTGCTGAGGAGTATGGTATTTCTGTTATAATTACGGATGAGGCTTTTACTTCTCAATCCTGCCCTCTCTGTGGCCAACGCCATCCAAACGGACGTATTTTTAGAGGTTTGTTTAAGTGTCGCAGAGAGGGTGTTGTAATGAATGCTGATTTGGTAGGAGCGTTTAATATTCTGAGGAAGATCGTGAAAACCATAACCCCGAGCCTGCCGGGTTTAACGGCAGGTAGGGGTAACTGGCTCAAGACCGAGCCAGAGGGGCTGAATTTAGGCTATGAAGCTCCTCAAACCTCCCCCTCACTGGCGAGGGATTAA
- a CDS encoding MBL fold metallo-hydrolase → MIEITFLGSGGGRFITITQTRSTGGFFIKASKKIYVDPGPGALVRAWRYKIDPRRIDVLFVSHRHTDHCNDVEVMLEGITMGVTRKRGILIASKSVVHGDESHTPAVSQYHLDSLEEIHTPNPGDKFILGEEEMIITPAMHADPTTIGFRLRTKHGDISYIPDTQYFDELKKWHEGARVMIAAITRPKDMRIPYHLCTEDVIYMLKGMKDKPELLIMNHIGMKMHFANPYKEAKFIENVTGVKTLVAKEGFRVTIGKEIRLKTLRPARWV, encoded by the coding sequence ATGATAGAGATAACATTTCTGGGCAGTGGTGGAGGCAGATTCATAACAATAACACAAACTCGTTCTACAGGCGGATTCTTCATAAAAGCGAGCAAGAAAATCTATGTCGATCCAGGTCCTGGAGCACTTGTAAGGGCTTGGCGGTACAAAATCGACCCAAGACGAATTGATGTTCTCTTTGTGTCCCACAGGCATACAGATCACTGCAATGATGTTGAGGTTATGCTTGAGGGCATAACTATGGGAGTGACAAGAAAAAGGGGAATTTTAATAGCATCTAAAAGCGTTGTCCATGGAGATGAAAGTCACACACCTGCAGTTTCACAGTACCATCTCGATTCATTGGAAGAAATCCACACTCCAAATCCCGGTGATAAATTCATCCTTGGGGAGGAAGAAATGATAATAACGCCTGCGATGCATGCAGACCCCACAACCATTGGTTTTCGGCTTAGGACTAAGCATGGAGACATATCCTACATCCCCGATACTCAGTACTTTGATGAACTCAAGAAGTGGCATGAGGGCGCAAGGGTCATGATAGCTGCTATAACCCGACCCAAAGACATGAGAATTCCATACCATCTGTGCACAGAGGATGTGATTTACATGTTGAAGGGCATGAAGGATAAGCCGGAATTGCTGATTATGAACCACATAGGCATGAAGATGCACTTTGCAAATCCGTATAAGGAAGCAAAGTTTATCGAAAATGTTACTGGAGTGAAAACCCTTGTTGCAAAAGAGGGTTTTAGAGTCACAATTGGAAAAGAAATAAGATTGAAAACATTGAGACCAGCTAGGTGGGTTTGA
- a CDS encoding OPT family oligopeptide transporter: MEQKPYIPPEKSLPEYTIKAFILGVVLSIIMGAANAYLGMYAGMTVSASIPAAVISMAILRLFKDKNILENNMVQTAASAGESLAAGIIFTLPALIVLNYYTEFPYYLVTIIAALGGSLGALFTVVLRRAFIVEEKLPYPEGTACAEVLIAGDKGGSHAKPIFYGGLFGGLYKLLGSSGLWAGTVETAKMVGSRVLYIGSDLSAALISVGYIVGLNIAFLVFLGGAIAWFIAIPIYAAKTGNPNGLSAIDLAWTIWSTKIRYMGVGAMVVGGLWSLVKLRGPIIRGIKAGLEVAKRRQAGESVLRTEEDLPLNYVIILIIAFVVPLFLLYLHIINSVGIAAVMAIILLIVGFLGSSIAGYLAGVVGSSNNPVSGITIMSLLFTALVLKALGLSGIEGMAATILVAAVICTAAAIAGDTMQDLATGYLVGATPKRQQIFEIIGTFFAALVMAPVLNLLIKAYGIAGTPTAKANALPAPQAFLMAKVTEGVFKGTLEWNMVYIGAGIAIVLIILDEILAMKKSKFRTPVMPVAVGIYLPLSLGIPIFIGGITRHLVNKARGSKVEEKPTDAGVLGAAGLIAGEAIMGIFFAALIVANKAPSIGFSSNILGILLLVGLLIWLYITGKEE; the protein is encoded by the coding sequence ATGGAGCAAAAACCATATATACCTCCCGAAAAATCACTACCGGAGTACACAATAAAAGCATTTATTTTGGGTGTTGTTCTTTCCATAATAATGGGTGCAGCAAACGCATATCTTGGAATGTATGCAGGTATGACTGTAAGTGCAAGCATTCCAGCAGCAGTTATTTCAATGGCAATTCTAAGACTCTTCAAAGATAAGAACATTTTGGAGAACAATATGGTTCAAACAGCAGCATCTGCAGGAGAATCATTGGCTGCAGGTATAATCTTCACACTTCCAGCATTAATAGTCCTCAACTACTACACTGAATTCCCCTACTACCTTGTCACAATAATTGCAGCCCTCGGTGGTTCATTAGGTGCTCTCTTCACAGTTGTCCTCAGAAGAGCATTTATTGTTGAAGAAAAGCTCCCATATCCAGAAGGAACAGCCTGTGCAGAAGTGCTAATCGCTGGAGACAAGGGTGGATCACATGCAAAGCCAATCTTTTACGGTGGACTCTTTGGAGGTCTCTATAAGCTTCTTGGAAGCTCTGGTCTTTGGGCAGGGACTGTTGAAACAGCAAAAATGGTTGGCTCAAGAGTACTCTACATAGGAAGCGACCTTTCAGCGGCTTTAATAAGCGTTGGTTATATTGTTGGATTAAATATTGCATTCCTCGTTTTCCTTGGTGGAGCTATTGCATGGTTTATTGCTATTCCTATCTATGCCGCTAAAACTGGAAATCCAAATGGACTAAGTGCAATCGATCTCGCATGGACAATCTGGAGCACCAAGATTAGATACATGGGAGTTGGCGCAATGGTAGTCGGTGGGCTTTGGAGCCTTGTAAAGCTCAGAGGACCAATCATTAGGGGAATAAAAGCCGGTCTTGAGGTTGCAAAAAGGAGACAAGCTGGAGAAAGCGTTCTCAGAACAGAAGAAGACTTGCCACTTAACTACGTTATAATACTTATTATTGCATTCGTTGTGCCTTTGTTCCTGCTCTACTTACACATCATAAACTCAGTTGGGATTGCTGCAGTCATGGCAATAATACTCCTAATAGTTGGATTCCTCGGAAGCTCAATAGCCGGTTACTTGGCGGGTGTCGTTGGTTCATCAAATAATCCAGTTTCAGGTATCACCATTATGAGCCTTCTCTTTACAGCTCTAGTGCTTAAAGCTCTTGGACTCAGTGGAATTGAAGGAATGGCAGCAACAATTTTAGTTGCGGCAGTTATCTGTACAGCAGCAGCAATTGCTGGAGATACCATGCAAGATTTAGCAACAGGTTATTTAGTCGGTGCAACACCAAAGAGACAGCAGATATTTGAGATTATTGGCACTTTCTTCGCTGCATTAGTCATGGCCCCAGTCCTTAACCTACTTATTAAAGCCTATGGTATAGCAGGAACACCCACTGCAAAAGCAAACGCACTTCCAGCTCCTCAAGCATTCTTAATGGCCAAGGTTACAGAGGGTGTCTTCAAAGGAACACTTGAGTGGAACATGGTTTACATCGGTGCTGGAATTGCAATTGTTCTTATAATTCTCGATGAAATTTTAGCAATGAAAAAGTCAAAGTTCAGAACACCAGTTATGCCAGTTGCAGTTGGAATTTATCTCCCACTCAGCTTAGGCATTCCAATTTTCATCGGAGGTATCACAAGACACTTAGTTAACAAAGCAAGAGGAAGTAAAGTTGAAGAAAAGCCAACCGATGCAGGAGTTCTTGGAGCAGCTGGTTTAATAGCCGGTGAGGCAATAATGGGAATATTCTTTGCAGCACTCATCGTCGCAAACAAAGCACCATCAATTGGCTTTAGCAGCAACATATTAGGAATTCTGCTCCTCGTAGGGCTCTTAATCTGGCTCTACATAACAGGCAAGGAAGAGTAA
- a CDS encoding PqqD family protein: MEDYLNLVPVRNEKVELRKVEGRYYLLIPMDSKLDFLARKLHGDYRRIELDEIGAYTWELCDGRRTVREIGKALRARFGNEVEPLYERLVTFLIKLRKRYLVEFKRLDEIV, encoded by the coding sequence ATGGAAGACTATCTAAACCTTGTTCCAGTACGCAATGAAAAGGTCGAGCTCAGAAAGGTGGAGGGCAGGTACTACCTCCTCATCCCGATGGACTCGAAGCTCGACTTTCTCGCGAGGAAGCTCCACGGAGACTACAGGAGGATCGAGCTCGACGAAATAGGCGCCTACACGTGGGAGCTCTGCGACGGAAGGAGAACCGTGAGGGAAATAGGGAAGGCCCTGAGGGCCCGCTTTGGGAATGAAGTCGAGCCCCTCTACGAGCGCCTTGTGACGTTTCTCATTAAACTAAGGAAAAGATATTTAGTTGAGTTTAAAAGATTAGACGAGATAGTTTAG
- a CDS encoding M20 family metallo-hydrolase: MSETLEKVSLEIEKLRDEMVNTLVELIKIPAISPDYGYEGEYDKAQKLLEIIKGWGFDRIERYDAPDERAKNGVRPNILAYYYGENQEAPRLWILTHLDVVPPGEGWTVTEPFKPVIKDGKIYGRGSEDNGQSMVASLYAVKALMNLGIRPRRTIILAFVSDEETGSEYGIKWLMKNHPELFRKNDLVLVPDGGNQEGTFIEIAEKSILWMKIKFKGKQVHASMPDKGINAHRIALEYGYKLDKLLHEKYDAKDEIFDPPESTFEPTMGGNPSDAPNIAPGEHEIVFDCRVLPKYNLDDILNDFRELAKEMEEKYRGAKIEIEVMQRVDAPEPTPKDSEIVKLLQEAIKVLRNKEAKVGGIGGGTFAAYFRMLGIPAVVWCTCDETAHQPNEYAKIDNIVEDAKVMAILALL, from the coding sequence ATGAGCGAAACCCTCGAAAAAGTTTCCCTGGAGATAGAAAAGCTCCGTGATGAGATGGTCAATACTCTCGTCGAACTAATAAAAATTCCCGCCATAAGCCCCGACTACGGCTACGAGGGAGAATATGACAAGGCTCAGAAGCTGCTTGAAATAATAAAGGGCTGGGGTTTTGATAGGATTGAGCGTTATGATGCCCCGGATGAGAGGGCTAAAAACGGAGTAAGACCGAACATTTTGGCTTATTATTATGGAGAAAACCAAGAAGCACCGCGCTTATGGATTCTCACCCACTTAGATGTAGTCCCGCCCGGGGAGGGGTGGACTGTAACGGAACCATTCAAGCCAGTCATTAAAGATGGGAAAATTTATGGAAGGGGAAGCGAGGACAACGGGCAGAGCATGGTTGCCTCACTGTATGCAGTTAAAGCACTAATGAATCTTGGCATAAGACCAAGGAGGACAATAATCCTTGCATTTGTAAGTGATGAGGAAACAGGAAGCGAATACGGAATAAAATGGCTCATGAAGAACCACCCAGAACTCTTCAGAAAAAACGACCTCGTATTAGTACCAGATGGTGGAAACCAAGAAGGAACATTCATAGAAATAGCAGAAAAGAGCATACTCTGGATGAAAATTAAATTTAAGGGAAAGCAAGTCCATGCAAGCATGCCTGATAAAGGCATTAACGCTCACCGTATTGCTTTAGAATATGGCTATAAGCTCGACAAACTCCTCCATGAGAAATATGATGCAAAGGATGAAATCTTTGACCCACCTGAGAGCACTTTCGAGCCAACTATGGGTGGAAATCCATCAGATGCCCCAAACATAGCCCCAGGGGAGCATGAGATAGTATTTGACTGTAGAGTTCTGCCCAAGTACAATCTTGATGACATTTTAAATGATTTTAGAGAGCTTGCAAAAGAAATGGAAGAAAAGTACAGAGGGGCAAAAATTGAGATTGAAGTTATGCAGAGGGTTGATGCCCCAGAGCCAACACCAAAAGATAGCGAAATAGTGAAATTGCTCCAAGAAGCGATTAAAGTCCTAAGAAACAAGGAAGCCAAAGTTGGAGGAATCGGGGGAGGAACTTTTGCAGCTTACTTCAGAATGCTTGGAATCCCTGCAGTTGTGTGGTGTACATGCGATGAAACGGCACACCAGCCAAATGAGTACGCTAAAATAGACAACATAGTTGAGGACGCAAAAGTTATGGCAATTTTAGCCCTATTATGA
- a CDS encoding RlmF-related methyltransferase — protein sequence MKMIGLKIEEALKIFPELQKYIKNGKLDFSSREARILYNKAVAKAVFDLKIEYHPKGLITPPISRYIFLKTFLRGGEKVLEIGTGHSALMAIIAAKLFNCEAWATEINEEFFEYAKRNIECNKVQVKLIKSKGQIIKGLIPEGEKFDVIFSAPPYYEKPTKGVLTPIEAVGGGKYGEKFSLKLLREAKDYLKPKGKVALFLPDKAPLLNAITQEAEKMGYKIRDIKFKAGTRVRHSLIFTL from the coding sequence ATGAAAATGATAGGACTAAAAATAGAGGAAGCTCTGAAAATCTTCCCCGAGCTTCAAAAATATATAAAAAATGGCAAGCTTGACTTCAGCAGCAGAGAAGCGCGGATTCTATACAATAAGGCAGTTGCGAAAGCCGTTTTTGACCTCAAGATAGAATATCATCCAAAGGGCTTGATAACCCCTCCAATTTCACGATACATTTTTCTAAAGACATTTTTGAGAGGTGGAGAAAAAGTCCTCGAAATTGGAACTGGTCATTCTGCATTGATGGCAATTATTGCAGCTAAGCTATTTAACTGCGAAGCTTGGGCCACAGAAATCAATGAGGAATTCTTTGAGTATGCAAAAAGGAATATTGAGTGTAATAAGGTTCAAGTGAAGCTCATAAAAAGCAAAGGACAGATCATAAAAGGCTTAATTCCAGAGGGGGAAAAATTCGATGTTATATTCTCAGCCCCTCCTTACTATGAGAAGCCCACAAAGGGGGTTTTAACTCCTATCGAAGCTGTAGGCGGAGGCAAATATGGAGAAAAATTCTCACTCAAGCTCTTGAGAGAGGCAAAAGACTACTTGAAACCTAAAGGAAAAGTTGCTCTGTTTTTGCCTGACAAAGCTCCTCTGCTTAATGCTATAACCCAAGAAGCCGAGAAGATGGGCTATAAAATCAGAGACATAAAATTTAAAGCAGGAACAAGAGTTAGACACTCTTTAATTTTCACTCTATAG
- a CDS encoding class I SAM-dependent rRNA methyltransferase encodes MARVYVDAQASRALQKGAMIIFKKGVVRTEGDIKPGDIVEVYSRGGKFLGKGFANPNSNIMVRLLTKEKDVEINKELFKERIRKANEYRKNVLRYGNVYRMVYGEADYLPGLIVDRFNDIAAIQISSAGMERFKLDVAEAIMEVEPDIETVFEKNTGRSRRREGLPEIERVLLGKEKYRTIIEEGRAKFIVDMRGQKTGFFLDQRENRIALEKYIRGGEKVLDVFTYTGGFAIHAAVAGAEKVIAIDKSPRAIEQAKENAKLNGVEDKMEFIVGSAFPEMEKLQKRGEKFDIVILDPPAFVQHEKDLKRGLRAYFNVNYQGLKLVKDGGILVTCSCSQHVDLQAFKDMIIAAAAKAGKFLKMLEPYRTQAPDHPILMASKDTEYLKCLFLYVEDMK; translated from the coding sequence ATGGCGAGAGTTTATGTTGATGCTCAAGCCTCACGAGCACTTCAGAAGGGAGCTATGATTATCTTTAAAAAAGGTGTTGTTAGAACTGAGGGGGATATAAAGCCGGGAGATATAGTTGAGGTGTATTCTCGTGGTGGGAAGTTCTTAGGTAAAGGATTTGCGAATCCAAATTCTAATATAATGGTTCGTCTGTTGACAAAAGAAAAAGATGTGGAAATTAACAAAGAACTCTTCAAAGAGAGGATTAGAAAAGCAAACGAATATAGGAAAAATGTTCTCCGTTATGGCAACGTTTACAGGATGGTATATGGTGAGGCAGATTATCTGCCAGGATTAATCGTCGATCGCTTTAATGATATAGCCGCCATTCAGATTTCAAGTGCTGGTATGGAGAGATTTAAGCTTGATGTTGCGGAAGCGATAATGGAAGTTGAGCCAGATATAGAGACCGTTTTTGAAAAGAACACTGGAAGGTCAAGGAGAAGAGAAGGATTACCAGAGATTGAGCGTGTATTGCTTGGTAAAGAGAAATACAGAACGATAATTGAAGAGGGACGGGCTAAATTCATAGTTGACATGCGTGGACAAAAGACTGGGTTTTTCCTTGACCAGAGAGAAAACAGGATAGCTCTTGAGAAGTATATTAGGGGCGGTGAAAAGGTTCTTGATGTATTCACTTACACCGGAGGCTTTGCAATTCATGCGGCAGTTGCTGGAGCTGAGAAAGTGATAGCCATTGATAAGTCTCCAAGAGCAATAGAACAGGCGAAGGAAAATGCAAAGCTCAACGGTGTTGAAGACAAAATGGAGTTCATAGTGGGTTCAGCATTTCCTGAAATGGAAAAACTCCAAAAGAGAGGAGAAAAGTTTGATATAGTAATTCTCGACCCTCCCGCATTTGTTCAACATGAAAAGGACTTAAAGAGAGGATTAAGGGCTTATTTCAATGTGAATTATCAGGGGCTTAAGCTTGTAAAAGATGGAGGAATCTTGGTAACTTGCTCATGCTCTCAGCACGTTGATTTGCAAGCTTTTAAGGACATGATTATTGCTGCTGCGGCAAAGGCTGGCAAATTCCTCAAGATGCTTGAGCCTTATAGAACGCAAGCTCCGGATCACCCGATACTAATGGCTTCAAAGGATACTGAATATCTCAAATGTTTGTTCTTATATGTTGAGGACATGAAGTGA
- a CDS encoding DUF5748 family protein codes for MNLEVIKEFLEDIGADYTEIEGEIHLAPEVFYEVWKYVGQPDLKTYIIEDEIVEPGSYDPPEMKYTTAKKVKIKKVYFETLDNVKIVTDYAEFQRILKEKSA; via the coding sequence ATGAACTTAGAAGTTATAAAAGAGTTTCTGGAGGATATCGGAGCAGACTATACAGAAATTGAGGGAGAAATTCACCTCGCCCCAGAGGTGTTCTATGAGGTTTGGAAGTATGTGGGGCAGCCTGATTTAAAAACATATATCATTGAAGATGAGATTGTAGAACCCGGTTCCTATGATCCCCCTGAAATGAAGTACACAACTGCAAAGAAGGTTAAAATCAAAAAGGTCTACTTCGAGACCCTTGACAATGTGAAAATAGTCACAGATTATGCTGAGTTCCAAAGGATTTTGAAGGAAAAATCAGCTTAA